One window of Mixophyes fleayi isolate aMixFle1 chromosome 3, aMixFle1.hap1, whole genome shotgun sequence genomic DNA carries:
- the LOC142142669 gene encoding apolipoprotein L3-like, with protein sequence MADKAEKLLQSPDTAKKLHKSIMTRIQKYKDTRASLIKEIEKCSKKLLCIADDIDKFHKGATIASVTGSSVGIAGGITSIVGLALAPFTFGASLIVSIVGISVAVAGGVTGAAASIADTVNIKKKCNRVEKKVMKIEEKCTKIHNICENITIECEALKSLLENMGKIGGRGVFMAVEISRLAQLGRISAAATRGVELVAQGARAARVVSGVFAAVFIVVDAAFVVKGAIDLHKGAKTEAAAEIRKIVHDLREKHDELQKQDKELQLILQDLEAENHK encoded by the coding sequence ATAATGACACGTATTCAGAAGTACAAAGATACACGGGCATCCTTGATAAAAGAGATTGAAAAATGCAGTAAAAAACTGCTCTGTATCGCTGATGACATAGACAAGTTCCATAAAGGAGCCACCATTGCCAGCGTCACAGGAAGTTCAGTTGGAATAGCCGGAGGAATCACCAGCATTGTAGGCCTAGCCCTGGCCCCATTTACATTTGGTGCATCTCTGATTGTCAGTATTGTTGGCATTAGTGTGGCTGTGGCTGGAGGGGTCACTGGAGCAGCAGCTTCTATAGCTGATActgtaaatattaaaaagaaatgcaACAGAGTAGAAAAGAAAGTTATGAAAATTGAGGAGAAATGTACTAAAATTCataatatttgtgaaaatattaCAATTGAATGTGAAGCTCTTAAGTCTTTGCTGGAAAATATGGGCAAAATTGGGGGGAGAGGTGTATTCATGGCAGTAGAGATAAGTAGATTGGCTCAGCTGGGCAGAATATCTGCAGCTGCAACTAGAGGGGTCGAGTTAGTAGCTCAGGGGGCTCGGGCAGCCAGAGTTGTTTCTGGTGTTTTTGCTGCAGTGTTCATAGTGGTTGATGCTGCTTTTGTGGTAAAGGGAGCTATAGATCTGCACAAAGGTGCTAAAACAGAGGCAGCTGCAGAGATAAGAAAAATTGTCCACGACCTACGAGAAAAACATGATGAACTGCAAAAGCAAGATAAAGAGCTGCAGTTGATCTTACAAGATTTGGAAGCAGAAAATCATAAATAG